The Deinobacterium chartae DNA window CGCCGCGCTGCACCAGTTGGGCGTGGTAGGCCTCGGCGTCCGGCACGATGAAGGATACGGTCACGTTGCTGTGGCCGCGTGCGGCATCCGGGTCCTTGCGGATGGCCAGACCCGCGCCGCTGGCCTGCACGAAAGCGTTTCCGCCCGGGCGCTCCTCGCTGACCTCGAAGCCCAAGACCTCGGTGTAGTACCGGCGAGTGGCCCGTAGGTCCGGCGTGTGCAGTGTTACGAAATCCAGGATCGTTTTCATCTTGACCTCCTGACTCCAGCTTGCCGGGCCACGCTGACAGCGTTATGTCAGGAGCATGCGCCGCGCCTCGGCCCGTACCGCCTCGCGCAGTTCGGCCGGTTCCAGCACCTGCACGCCCGCGCCCCAAGACAGCACCCAGGCCAAGATGTCCTGCAATGCACCGACTTGCAGCGTGACCTCGAGGCCCAGCGGGGTTTCCTGCTCGTTCGTCCGGAAGAAGCTGGGACGCTCCTGCACGGTACGCCGCAATTCGGACGGGAAGCGCAGCCGGACCGTCAGGCCGTGCCGCTCGCGTTTCGCTGCGGGTTCGGCGCTCCACGTCGGGTCAGGCTCGAAGGTATCGGTCAGGACCTGCACCTCCTCCATGCGGCTGAGGCGGAAAGTGCGCCGTCCGCCCCGGACCGGGTCAAAGGCTCCCAGCATCCAGGCCCCGGACAGGTGAACGAGGGCCAGCGGATACACGCGGCGTGTCCGTGGTGCGGACTGGGG harbors:
- a CDS encoding VOC family protein is translated as MKTILDFVTLHTPDLRATRRYYTEVLGFEVSEERPGGNAFVQASGAGLAIRKDPDAARGHSNVTVSFIVPDAEAYHAQLVQRGAQVLVPPHDGPFGRMLIIVTPDGHRLSFREGQA